Genomic DNA from Hirundo rustica isolate bHirRus1 chromosome 21, bHirRus1.pri.v3, whole genome shotgun sequence:
TTCTGCGCATCCTCTCTGTAACTACGGGAGTTTACTGGCACGTGAGACCCCTCACAGAAAGCTGCAGACAGCCTCTGTTTTTGGGCACAAGCACCCACCATACTGCTAGGTCAGGGCAGTATTCTTACATAAGAATCTTCCCAAAACAGGACTGAGTGGCAAGGATGCTGTGTGGACTAGGCAGAACAACTGGCTCTTCTGCCAGGAGAAGAGAGGGTTTTTCAAAGCATTACCTCGTGATCAGGGATCTCAGAGGACAGCGTTCTCCCAAGGATGACCCCAGTCAAGTATGTCCAGCAGCGAGCGGTGTTGGCAAGGTTGTAACCTCCTGTTTTCAGCAAGAATTGGGATTTTGAGGAGGaagggtgggaaaagggaaaagagatttAAGTGGAAGGAACAAATAATGAAGCCACTGTGCACAGGTTACGTGAATTCAGCTTATTTCATCCACTCAAGCCATGcccaaaatctgctttttgcaTCTGCTGGCTACACAAGGCCGAGTCTGAATGATGGTGTATGCAAGAGCAGACTGCTCAAACCGAACCCCAGCTGCTTCCAGTGTGAGAGAGGCTGGTCCTCCAGCCACCATCTCAGACCCAGGATAAGCTCCCAGCCCCATGTGCTGGACTCCCTCTTGGCAACAAGAAGAGCAATTTGCAAGTAGCAAGCCGCAGCAGAAATGAGGGCTTCCTGCTTTTTAATACCAGCCTTTGACCTATAAATCAAAATACACATGCCCAGCCATATGCTGGTGAGCTCTTCAGCACCACTGTGTTTGAGAGGACAAATGTGAAACTCATCACTACAACTTGCAACTGCTTTACATGGAAATGAGATTTCACAGTGAATAGGAAATGGTTACCTACATGGTAACGGAACATGAGCCCACAAGGAGAAACCTTAGCTGAAAGCAATCCTGGATGAGACTCAGGTTTTCCAGAAAAGATGACTAGAATAGTAAAGGGAGAAAAGCACTTCGACAAGACAGAGAGACcatatttttcaatattccCTTCTGTTTGCATtagttgttgtgggtttttttctctgttttttttacttctcccccaatttccatttcaaatacTTCCACATGCTGCAGTGGTGGCACAGTCCTTTGGTATTTTCACAACTGACACATAGTTGATCCTCATTTTTTATCAGAAGTTTTGGGTTTTGACTGAAAGGTGATATTTCCAGCACATTCACAGACAAGCCACATCAGGACTGAACACTCATAACCTTTCCAAAACAAAGGTAGTTTTAGCCTTAATATGCTATACCTGATTTCCCCAGACTCAAAAAGGACAACACCTAGGGCTGATCCAGCTCCAAGCACGGAGCTCAGGGACTTTCCCTGGCACACAGTGGCAttggtttttcttaaatgttcTGTTAACATAAAGCCTGTCCTGTGCTCTCCCCACTGGGACAAGCAGCTGGTtaggcagcacagcagagataAGTCCAGCTTAGCTTTCACTGGGTATCAGAGCCCTGCTGCACCTTGCAGGCAGCCAGGCCTTGTCCCAAGACCCTGCTTGAATCTTAATGAAACCATTCATCACAGGTGCCCAAGGTAGGTTTGGGAACATAGTGCTCACTTTTAAAGAGAAGCACTGAAGGGCTGATCAGCAGAGATGGAGAGCAAAGGTGTCACTGAGAAGTCAGGGTCAGTTTGTTGGCCTCTTGTCCAGAGGAGCCATACAGCTTTTAACTCAAAGGATCTGAGTCAGGACTGAGACTTGCACCTGTCAGTATCAAGGATTTCAGGTATTAGAAAACAGTACTGTGCCACAGTGTGTCCTCCTGACACTGCCCAGCAGTCACCCTGCTGAATCCTTGCCAGTGCTGAGCCCAAGGGCAAGCAGGCGCTTGAGGAAGGGTCACAGGAGGACAAACACATTTCTCTGAGAAGAGCAGGATGCACTCACCTCCTCCCAGAACAAGAGTTGCTAGCTGCCACTGCAGGACATACTTGAGGCACTTGCCCACTCCCTCGGGTGTCATGTTGAAAGAGCACATGGGGTCTCCAGCAATGGTGTCCGCCCCCAGCTGCATCACAACTGCATCAGGGTTGAAGGCAGCATACACCTCCTTCAGCActctggggagaggaggagcagtCCAGTTAatgccagcacagcacagaggaatGCTGGTGGCATGGCCCTCAGATCCACCAACGGCTCTCAATGTTTCTGCATTCTCTGTTTCCATCCAGGTCATACCAGTTAcactccctctgctcccagttAGCCTTCTACCTCCACAGCAAGTTTAGCTCTCAGAGCACTTACCAAAAGGCTGATGAATGCAAAAGCATCACTGATAACATGGCAGAGGGGGATCTAGTCCTCACCAGTTTAGTGGTAGCATCAAACGCCACATTTACACTGTCTGCCTTTTGGCTGCAGGACAATCCAGGGACTTTTCTCCCTGTGAAAGTCATGGTGGAAATCAGGCTCTGGCGAAACAACAATCCTGAACTCCCAGACACTTCTCaccaggacaggacaggacaggagaaaCAGAGGAAAGCTGTGGCTAGGCTCTTACTCTCCTCTCTCCTGTATGGCTCTTGAGGCGAAACTATGAGGAAAAGCTCTGTGCAGGGCGTAGTCAGCCTGCAAAAACCTGCATTAGACAGAGCTTCACACTTCAAGCCCATCGTGGTTTTGGGAAGTACAGGCAATCACCCTCAAACAACAGCTGGATGAGACATCCACAGTCATGCATGTGACTGCCTCCCAGCCTGGACAGAACTCAAAGAGATCTCTAAGTCTCTTGCAGAAGCTTTAGCTATACACAGCTTGAAATCTATGTAGGTTATGATGTCCTTCAGTTGTGAATGCATGCAGTGGGCTCCTGAGTGGGTTCCTGACCTGTCTCAGCCCCTAGAGCTGCATTTCAGAAGCATGTCCTCTGGCACAAAGAGGGTCGCTCTGCCTCAGCAATGGCAAGCACCAATAAGCCAGTGAAAAGCATGGCCCCTGCATGACTGCCCTACAAGTTTAGAGAGGTTTCAGCCCTCAATTATTAGAGGTGGACGTGCTACCatgtcctgcagccctgcactgagACTCCTCTCCCCTGGAAAAGAACAAGCCCTGCAGCCCAGTTTTGACTTGAGCAACAGCTTGTGAGGTCCACCATCAATTGAGGGACTGAGGGGACTGGCAAGAGGCAGCTCTGTCACTGTCAGATATTCAGCCTTTCATTCTTCCAGTACAGACAGAAGGTGctaagaaaatgcttttagCTAAGCCCCAGAGTCAGAGTTCAAAGCActtacttgaagaaaaaaacatctaGCCCTAAGTCCACAGCTAAAAAATACTTGTTCCTTCTCAGTCTCTCCTTAAATACACACCTATGGAGGTGTATCTACGAAGTAAGGCTGATTTGTGGCAGAAACCCCTACAATGTCTTTGTATATTGTTTGCTTAAGGATTTAGACAAGACCTCTGAGAACTTACAGTCCATGTTCATTGCAATCAAAGGCTGCAACAGGGGAAGGGACAAGCCTTAAGAAAGgactgtaattaaaaatactaaGCTGTGTAGTGTCTTATTCTCTAAAATCCCATCCAAGTCAGCTGTATCAGAGCAAGAGGGCTTACGATTCACAGATCTGGTAATATTTTTCATCCTGAATGCCATCTTGAATGGGCACATTCACGCTGTAATAGCGACCTTTTCCCAGGCCAACATCTGTCACATCACCGGTGCCTGCACAACAGAAACAACCCAATTAGgaggcaaagcagagcagcagcaagagacGTGTGGGGTGTCTCAAGGGCAAGCCTAGAGCCAGGACATTTGGCATGCTTATGGAGAAGTCCACTTGCCACCACCCAGAAAGGCAGGGTGGAGGGACACAGTTATGTCCTTTGCCTCACTCTGCCATGCAGCATCAAAGGGGCTCTGCCTAGATGTCAGCTACAACCAGAAAGGGGGAAATGCCAAACATGTAGCTCCTCCTCTTACCTTCTCTTGGGTCGAGAGAAGAGGCAGCAAGATATGTCAGCTggacagcagggatgggacTTGCCTTTACAGAGGCCTCACCAGTGATGTGTGAACCAAATGAGCACAAACCTCACAAGTTCAACTTGCCTGGAAAAAATCCTGGTGAAAATTTGTGCAGAGAAACAGTCATGACTTTCGAGGTGAAACTAAAGGCATCCTCAACTCCTattaggaaagggaaaaaaagcttttatgcATCATTTATATAAATGATGGAGTCTGAACACACAGAGTTGCTTGATACACACACAGGGCAGCAAGCAGAGAAGGAGCAGCATgagcaaagcagaaatgcagatgTGGCTCAATAAATACATCCTCAATCCACAGAGACTGGAGTTCAACTGCAGCAAAGACCACAACTGCTGTGAATCTGGCAGGTCTTGTGCTAATCAGCACTCGCCTGTGCTGCTAGGCCTGTGAAGCTGAGAGAGGGatcagagcagggctgcctTGGCCAGAGCTTGGCTCTGATTAGAACTAGTGCTACTGGGCTCTCTTGCTTTTTCTCAATGCTGCTGTGGTTCAACATGCCTTTTCCTTAAAGATACATTAAAATAGCGgggatgaaggaaaaaagaagtagtAGGAAACTTAACAGAAACCAAATGTGGGGAGAAAACGGAACAAAATGAAACATATAAAATTTAGAAGAGCAGGAAATGTTAAATGGTGTATAAATAAAGTCCCTGAAGGAGGGAGCAGTTTTGGCAAGGCCAGCTCTGGCTCTAGATTTATAGCATAAAGCCTTCTTTTAAAATCACCATTTACTACTGGCTGCTTCCCTCTTGCAATGGACCCTTAAACTCTGTCAGCAACTGCTCTTCCAGGGTGGGAGACTGGGACACATTATCTGTTGCTTTAGGTACAAGACTTCTGCCCAGACCTCAAGAGGGGTCTGAGGAGCAGCATTGGGCAAGTCTGTAAAGCAGGACAATGCAGAAATGGATTGAGGGAACCGAGAGGAGCCGAAGCCATGGCTGCTGCAAGTAAACCCCTGCTGTGCAGACAGGCCTTGACTTCTCCCACTCCTCCCTGAGTCTGTGCAGTTGTGCTGTTTGCAGCCTTTGCTGGGCCTTACCATCCCCATGATGCAAATCCAAATCGATATAAAGGACACGGTCAAATTTCTGGCGCAGCCGCAGGATCCC
This window encodes:
- the HDAC8 gene encoding histone deacetylase 8 isoform X2; the protein is MVHSLIEAYCLLDQMKIVKPKVASMEEMASFHTDAYLQHLQKVSEEGDDDHPESVEYGLGYDCPATEGIFEYAAAVGGATITAAQCLLDGKCKVAINWPGGWHHAKKDEASGFCYLNDAVLGILRLRQKFDRVLYIDLDLHHGDGVEDAFSFTSKVMTVSLHKFSPGFFPGTGDVTDVGLGKGRYYSVNVPIQDGIQDEKYYQICESVLKEVYAAFNPDAVVMQLGADTIAGDPMCSFNMTPEGVGKCLKYVLQWQLATLVLGGGGYNLANTARCWTYLTGVILGRTLSSEIPDHEFFTEYGPDYVLEITPSCRPDRNEPHIIQEILNSIKGNLKHVV